A portion of the Colius striatus isolate bColStr4 chromosome 1, bColStr4.1.hap1, whole genome shotgun sequence genome contains these proteins:
- the TOMM22 gene encoding mitochondrial import receptor subunit TOM22 homolog, which produces MAAAASLAPEELLPAGGPGKAEELEDELEEEDDDEELDETLAERLWGLTEMFPESVRSAAGATFDLSLTVAQKMYRFSRAALWIGTTSFMILVLPVVFETEKLQMEQQQQLQQRQILLGPNTGLSGGMPGALPPLSGKI; this is translated from the exons ATGGCGGCGGCTGCGTCCCTGGCGccggaggagctgctgcccgcGGGCGGCCCGGGCAAGGCCGAGGAGCTGGAGGACGAGCTGGAGGAGGAAGACGACGACGAGGAG CTGGACGAGACGCTGGCGGAGCGGCTGTGGGGGCTGACCGAGATGTTCCCGGAGAGCGTCCGCTCGGCGGCCGGAGCCACTTTCGACCTGTCACTGACGGTCGCGCAGAAGATGTACAG GTTCTCCAGGGCAGCTCTGTGGATCGGGACCACCTCCTTCATGATTCTGGTTCTTCCCGTTGTctttgaaactgaaaaactgcagatggagcagcagcagcagctgcagcagcgacAG ATACTCCTTGGACCCAACACAGGGCTCTCAGGGGGAATGCCCGGGGCCCTGCCGCCTCTCTCTGGAAAGATCTAA